One window of Treponema denticola genomic DNA carries:
- a CDS encoding sulfide/dihydroorotate dehydrogenase-like FAD/NAD-binding protein: MHKILEKRQYSPEVFYLRVEAPEIAKNRHPGQFVIVQIDTNFGERVPLTIADANAEEGWIALVIQAVGATTIKLCNKNVGDSIAAILGPLGRPSHITKCGTVVCVCGGIGVAPMYPIAQAFKEAGNKLIVIIGARNKDLIVFEDEMKAIADELIITTDDGSYGRKALVTVPLKELCESQTPPDEVFAIGPPIMMKFCAETTRPFGIKTTVSLNTIMIDGTGMCGGCRVTVDNQVKFVCVDGPEFDAHKVDFDNMMMRMKAFRGREDQDRHKCKSGIFN, translated from the coding sequence ATGCACAAAATACTTGAAAAACGGCAATATTCGCCTGAGGTTTTTTATTTGCGCGTAGAAGCACCGGAGATCGCAAAAAACAGGCATCCGGGACAGTTTGTAATCGTTCAAATAGATACCAACTTCGGTGAAAGAGTCCCACTCACGATTGCCGATGCGAACGCCGAAGAAGGCTGGATTGCCCTCGTCATTCAGGCCGTAGGAGCTACAACCATCAAACTTTGCAATAAAAATGTAGGTGATTCTATCGCTGCAATTTTAGGCCCTCTTGGACGCCCCTCCCACATCACAAAGTGCGGAACGGTTGTCTGTGTCTGCGGAGGTATTGGTGTTGCCCCCATGTACCCTATAGCCCAAGCTTTTAAAGAAGCAGGGAACAAGCTCATAGTTATCATCGGAGCAAGGAACAAGGACTTAATCGTTTTTGAAGATGAAATGAAAGCTATTGCCGATGAGCTCATCATTACAACCGATGACGGTTCTTATGGAAGAAAGGCCCTTGTAACCGTACCCTTAAAAGAGCTCTGTGAAAGTCAAACGCCTCCCGATGAAGTTTTTGCAATAGGCCCGCCCATAATGATGAAATTCTGCGCCGAAACCACCCGTCCCTTCGGAATAAAAACAACGGTTTCGCTTAACACGATTATGATTGACGGTACGGGAATGTGCGGCGGCTGCCGTGTAACTGTAGACAATCAGGTAAAATTTGTCTGCGTTGACGGTCCCGAATTCGATGCACACAAAGTTGACTTTGATAATATGATGATGAGAATGAAGGCCTTCCGCGGACGCGAAGATCAGGATAGGCATAAGTGCAAGTCCGGTATTTTTAATTAA
- a CDS encoding PSP1 domain-containing protein, with the protein MNYDINENIEDIESLEDKDQSPVKMSSNPNDFPQPLYELNLDYSKESFYATADKHQEFKTGDFVLVPTRYGNDAARFGGPVKAPINANPDDVVKIIRKINAEEESILEENNKKEKEAAKIFKEKVALNNLEMKFIGCHFLLDEPKVLFFFSADTRIDFRKLVKDLVSVFKIRVELRQIGVRDESRIIGGLGCCGRPYCCHNVTDKLKPVSIKMAKEQNLSLNSSKISGQCGRLLCCLSYEYDWYAEARRLMPPEGARFPYDGTTFKITEVNLLTQMVSLLGEDGRILSLPSKRVVNIGGKWQVR; encoded by the coding sequence ATGAATTATGACATTAACGAAAATATAGAAGATATCGAATCTCTTGAAGACAAAGATCAAAGCCCTGTAAAAATGAGCTCAAATCCCAACGATTTTCCTCAACCTCTATATGAGCTTAATTTGGATTACTCAAAAGAAAGCTTTTATGCGACAGCTGATAAACATCAAGAATTTAAAACAGGAGACTTTGTTCTTGTACCTACACGGTATGGTAATGATGCGGCCCGCTTCGGAGGTCCTGTCAAGGCTCCCATCAATGCAAATCCCGATGATGTTGTAAAAATTATTCGAAAAATAAATGCTGAAGAAGAGAGCATATTAGAGGAAAACAACAAAAAAGAAAAAGAAGCTGCCAAGATTTTTAAAGAAAAGGTTGCCCTAAATAACTTGGAAATGAAGTTTATAGGCTGCCATTTTTTGCTTGATGAACCTAAGGTCTTATTCTTTTTCAGTGCCGATACTCGGATTGATTTTAGAAAATTGGTCAAAGATCTTGTTTCCGTTTTTAAAATAAGAGTTGAATTAAGGCAAATCGGCGTTAGGGATGAATCCCGCATTATAGGAGGCCTCGGCTGCTGCGGACGGCCCTATTGCTGTCATAATGTAACCGATAAACTTAAACCCGTTTCTATAAAAATGGCAAAGGAGCAAAACCTATCGCTCAATTCATCAAAAATATCGGGACAGTGCGGAAGGTTATTATGCTGCCTTTCTTACGAATATGATTGGTATGCAGAGGCTAGGAGATTAATGCCGCCTGAAGGCGCAAGATTCCCATATGACGGCACAACCTTTAAGATTACCGAGGTAAACCTTCTTACCCAAATGGTCTCCTTATTGGGAGAAGACGGACGAATCCTTTCTCTGCCCTCAAAGCGTGTGGTCAATATCGGAGGAAAATGGCAAGTAAGATAA
- a CDS encoding bactofilin family protein → MADFIDDISINTIIGPGSFVNGSLSVPGFLRVDGDINGDIKTPGRVIIAENARVRGNIHAKSITIGGMVQGDVIAPESVVVLSTGLILGSVLTKKIRLDDDVFLHGYCFAIDNQAEFEKAEKEYKNRQGLAASALVHSR, encoded by the coding sequence ATGGCTGATTTTATTGACGATATTTCCATAAACACAATCATAGGCCCGGGAAGCTTTGTAAACGGAAGTTTAAGTGTACCCGGATTTTTACGTGTAGACGGAGATATAAACGGAGACATAAAAACCCCCGGAAGAGTTATAATTGCAGAGAATGCAAGAGTCCGAGGAAACATACATGCCAAGTCGATAACCATAGGCGGAATGGTTCAAGGCGATGTTATAGCTCCGGAAAGCGTAGTCGTCCTGTCAACCGGCCTTATTTTAGGCTCGGTTTTGACAAAAAAAATACGCTTAGATGACGATGTTTTTTTACACGGCTACTGCTTTGCAATAGATAATCAGGCCGAATTTGAGAAGGCGGAAAAAGAATACAAAAACAGGCAGGGCCTTGCGGCTTCTGCTCTTGTACATTCCAGGTGA
- a CDS encoding YaaR family protein encodes MGNSVDTSNYVSALNTAAPLIAKDSHIQKNQARKTENTKVKKQKTFLDTILDSNIQEAEESYYEKRLEGLNPEERKKAVDDILADLQDEVYSSGANLAENVNAETINKYKKAVKSFVNFALQHSLNVKAVTSGGLNPLKQRNYVIVKVIDEKIDKLTQELLFNQLEKLQILAKLDEIKGLLVNLTT; translated from the coding sequence ATGGGAAACTCCGTGGATACAAGCAACTATGTTTCCGCTCTTAATACCGCCGCACCTCTAATAGCAAAAGATTCACACATTCAAAAAAATCAAGCGCGAAAAACGGAAAATACCAAAGTAAAAAAACAAAAAACTTTTTTAGACACAATTTTGGATAGCAATATTCAAGAAGCCGAAGAATCCTATTACGAAAAAAGACTGGAAGGTCTTAATCCTGAAGAAAGAAAAAAAGCTGTAGACGATATTTTAGCCGACTTGCAGGACGAGGTTTATTCCAGTGGAGCTAATCTGGCCGAAAACGTAAATGCGGAAACAATAAATAAATATAAAAAAGCAGTCAAAAGCTTTGTAAACTTTGCACTGCAACATTCACTTAATGTAAAAGCTGTAACTTCAGGCGGTTTAAATCCGCTAAAACAGCGTAATTATGTAATAGTAAAAGTTATTGATGAAAAAATAGACAAACTAACACAGGAACTTTTATTCAATCAACTTGAAAAACTGCAAATTTTAGCTAAACTGGATGAAATAAAAGGTCTTTTAGTCAACTTGACTACATAG
- the ftcD gene encoding glutamate formimidoyltransferase translates to MMNKIIECVPNFSNGRDPEVLEKIIAPFRGKENVKLLGYESDKDHNRSVVTVIGEPEELKKTVVEAIGIAAGLIDLRKHEGAHPRMGATDVVPFIPIKNSTMEECIELSKEVGKLIWEQHKIPVFLYEKSASAPARENLSNIRKGQFEGMAEKVKQPEWKPDFGGTEIHPSAGVTAVGCRMPLVAFNVNLATNDLSIADKIAKKVRFLGGGLRFVKAMGVDLTERGIVQVSMNMTDYTKTSLYQSYEMVKMEAKRYGVNVAGTEIVGLTPMAALMDVASYYLQIENFEFSQIIEARLLE, encoded by the coding sequence ATGATGAACAAAATAATTGAATGTGTTCCCAACTTTAGTAACGGCCGCGATCCTGAAGTTTTGGAAAAGATTATAGCCCCCTTCCGCGGAAAAGAAAATGTAAAACTGCTTGGTTACGAATCCGACAAGGACCATAACCGCTCTGTTGTAACCGTAATCGGTGAACCCGAAGAACTTAAAAAAACCGTAGTAGAAGCTATCGGAATAGCAGCCGGCCTTATCGACTTGCGCAAGCATGAGGGAGCTCACCCCAGAATGGGAGCTACCGATGTTGTACCCTTTATTCCGATTAAAAATTCCACAATGGAAGAATGTATCGAATTATCCAAGGAGGTTGGAAAACTCATCTGGGAACAGCACAAGATTCCCGTATTTTTATATGAAAAATCGGCATCTGCCCCTGCGCGTGAAAACCTTTCCAATATCCGAAAGGGACAGTTTGAAGGTATGGCTGAAAAGGTAAAGCAGCCCGAATGGAAGCCCGATTTCGGCGGAACGGAAATTCATCCTTCTGCAGGAGTTACAGCAGTCGGCTGCCGAATGCCCCTCGTTGCCTTTAACGTAAACTTGGCCACAAACGATCTTTCAATCGCAGATAAGATTGCAAAAAAGGTCCGCTTCTTAGGCGGCGGTTTACGCTTTGTTAAAGCAATGGGTGTAGACCTTACGGAGCGCGGAATTGTTCAAGTTTCAATGAACATGACGGACTATACAAAAACTTCTCTTTATCAGTCCTATGAAATGGTAAAAATGGAAGCAAAACGCTATGGCGTAAATGTTGCCGGTACCGAAATTGTCGGTCTTACCCCGATGGCCGCCTTAATGGATGTTGCTTCTTATTATCTCCAAATCGAAAACTTTGAATTCAGCCAGATAATCGAGGCAAGATTACTCGAATAG
- the gltA gene encoding NADPH-dependent glutamate synthase produces MENTNKECHKHISHEELSARAKQLWADLNGKTLSPKERTQIPIQEMPTLDPHKRAVLMNEVAMGYTDEQARIEAERCLNCKNKPCVKGCPVGVPIPEFIAEIQKGDYKKAVDTIKTTNLLPAICGRVCPQEKQCQAFCTIGKMLKSPEQAVAIGRLERFVADWERNNNKITVPPVAPETGKKVAIIGSGPAGLTVAADVRREGHSVTVFEAFHKTGGVMVYGIPEFRLPKEIVAKEVENLEKMGVEFKTNFLVGRTETLEQLLKEDGYDAAFIGTGAGLPKFMGIEGENLIGVFSANEYLTRANLMKAYDAENSDTPLYEAETLAVIGGGNVAMDAARMGYRLGCKKVYCIYRRTRAEMPARIEEVAHAEEEGVEFCFLQNPTKIIGDEEGKVCAIEVLDYELGEPDESGRRKPVAKPGTEHQIKVDAVIVALGNDSNPLMAQTSHGLEVTKKGNIIVDENQKTSIEGVWAGGDIVLGAATVILAMGEGRKAAAAINEYLKTK; encoded by the coding sequence ATGGAAAATACAAATAAAGAATGTCATAAACACATAAGCCATGAAGAGCTTTCAGCTCGGGCCAAACAGCTTTGGGCCGACTTAAACGGCAAAACCTTAAGCCCCAAAGAAAGAACTCAGATTCCGATTCAGGAAATGCCTACCCTCGATCCTCATAAAAGAGCTGTTCTGATGAATGAGGTTGCTATGGGCTACACAGATGAACAGGCCCGCATTGAGGCGGAAAGATGCTTAAACTGCAAAAACAAGCCATGCGTTAAGGGCTGTCCCGTAGGTGTACCGATTCCTGAATTTATTGCTGAAATTCAAAAAGGCGACTATAAAAAAGCCGTCGATACAATAAAGACAACGAACCTCTTACCGGCAATTTGCGGACGCGTTTGTCCCCAAGAAAAGCAGTGCCAAGCCTTTTGTACAATAGGCAAGATGCTCAAATCCCCCGAACAAGCTGTAGCAATCGGCCGTCTTGAACGCTTTGTTGCCGACTGGGAAAGAAACAATAACAAGATCACTGTTCCGCCCGTTGCTCCCGAAACCGGAAAAAAAGTTGCTATCATCGGTTCAGGCCCTGCAGGACTTACCGTTGCAGCCGATGTCCGCAGAGAAGGCCACTCGGTAACAGTCTTTGAAGCCTTCCACAAAACAGGCGGCGTTATGGTTTACGGAATCCCCGAATTCCGCTTGCCGAAAGAAATCGTTGCAAAGGAAGTCGAAAACCTCGAAAAGATGGGCGTTGAATTCAAAACAAACTTCTTGGTAGGAAGAACCGAAACCCTTGAGCAGCTTTTAAAAGAAGACGGATATGATGCCGCCTTTATCGGAACCGGTGCCGGTCTTCCCAAATTTATGGGAATTGAAGGCGAAAACCTCATCGGTGTTTTTAGTGCAAACGAATACCTGACAAGGGCTAACCTCATGAAGGCATACGATGCAGAAAACTCCGATACCCCTCTTTATGAGGCTGAAACCTTGGCCGTAATCGGAGGCGGAAACGTTGCTATGGATGCTGCAAGAATGGGCTACCGCCTTGGCTGTAAAAAAGTCTACTGTATTTACCGCCGAACCCGTGCAGAAATGCCCGCCCGAATCGAAGAAGTTGCTCACGCCGAAGAAGAAGGCGTAGAGTTCTGCTTCCTTCAAAACCCCACAAAAATAATCGGAGATGAAGAAGGAAAGGTTTGTGCAATCGAAGTCTTAGACTATGAATTGGGCGAACCCGATGAGTCCGGCAGAAGAAAACCTGTAGCAAAACCCGGAACCGAGCATCAAATAAAAGTTGATGCCGTAATTGTTGCCCTCGGAAACGATTCCAATCCCCTCATGGCTCAGACAAGTCACGGCTTGGAAGTTACCAAAAAGGGAAATATCATCGTTGACGAAAACCAAAAAACCTCTATAGAAGGAGTTTGGGCAGGAGGCGACATTGTTTTAGGTGCTGCTACCGTAATTCTTGCAATGGGCGAAGGCCGAAAAGCCGCTGCTGCAATAAATGAGTACCTGAAAACAAAATAA
- a CDS encoding phenylalanine--tRNA ligase subunit alpha produces the protein MDIKSIIKNLHPLEIKVLKNFKIGEYLDNKKLELKLAYKEGHANQVFSWLKMKGLIKETDRKKHIFFELTNIGTDFAEHGTPEQRILQLLKEKGELKLPEIAEALNLENKDVGSAFGILSKEGAVKMNEEKKASFVQEPQSKRFKITVELLKKGLKTEGHIIAEEDLDDEEREIINSIAKKRGAADSPYKIVERDSVVYGFTDDVPSLQKELEAEGITGDETGQLTAESLKTGSWKNQTFRSYNINLPPARIISGRTNPYCDFLEGVKDKLVGLGFEEFDGPLVETDFWNSDALFMPQFHAARDIHDVYYIKNPTHAKSIEEPFLSRVAETHETGGNTGSRGWNYSFDRNFTKRLLLRSQGTVLSAHQLAKAKIPGKYFGIARCFRYDKVDATHLSDFYQTEGIVLGNDVNLKTLLGILKMFAVEIAGATEVKYVGGYFPFTEPSIEVHIKHPVLGWFELGGSGILRPEVSRTMGVDVPVLAWGIGIDRMALMALGLNDLRELFSSDIEGVRLRK, from the coding sequence ATGGACATCAAAAGCATTATCAAAAATCTGCATCCTCTTGAGATTAAAGTTTTAAAAAATTTTAAAATAGGCGAGTATCTTGATAACAAAAAACTTGAGCTTAAACTTGCATATAAGGAAGGCCATGCAAATCAGGTTTTCTCATGGCTTAAAATGAAGGGCTTAATAAAAGAAACCGACCGCAAAAAGCACATATTTTTTGAGCTTACAAATATTGGAACAGATTTTGCCGAACACGGCACTCCGGAACAAAGAATTTTACAGCTTTTAAAAGAAAAAGGCGAGCTTAAGCTTCCTGAAATTGCTGAAGCCCTTAATCTGGAAAATAAGGATGTAGGTTCGGCCTTCGGTATTCTTTCAAAAGAAGGTGCCGTCAAGATGAATGAAGAAAAAAAGGCTTCCTTTGTGCAAGAACCGCAGTCAAAACGCTTTAAGATAACCGTCGAATTGTTGAAAAAAGGCCTTAAAACCGAAGGTCATATCATAGCTGAAGAAGATCTTGATGATGAAGAACGCGAGATTATCAACTCAATTGCAAAAAAACGCGGAGCTGCCGACAGTCCCTATAAGATTGTAGAGCGGGATTCGGTTGTTTACGGGTTTACTGACGATGTTCCTTCTCTTCAAAAAGAGCTTGAAGCAGAGGGGATTACTGGCGATGAAACGGGACAGCTTACAGCCGAGAGCTTAAAAACCGGAAGCTGGAAAAATCAAACATTTAGAAGCTACAATATAAATCTCCCGCCTGCCCGTATAATTTCGGGAAGGACGAATCCCTATTGCGATTTTTTGGAGGGAGTAAAGGACAAACTCGTAGGTTTGGGCTTTGAAGAATTTGACGGTCCGCTCGTAGAAACCGATTTTTGGAACTCGGACGCTCTTTTTATGCCCCAATTCCATGCAGCCCGCGATATTCATGACGTTTACTACATAAAAAATCCGACTCATGCAAAGAGTATTGAAGAACCTTTTTTATCCCGCGTTGCCGAAACCCACGAAACAGGCGGAAACACAGGAAGCCGAGGTTGGAATTATTCCTTTGACAGGAATTTTACAAAACGCCTCTTACTCAGAAGTCAAGGCACGGTTCTTTCAGCCCATCAGCTTGCAAAGGCTAAAATACCCGGCAAATATTTCGGCATAGCCCGATGTTTCCGGTACGATAAGGTGGATGCTACCCACTTGTCCGACTTTTATCAAACAGAAGGAATAGTTTTAGGCAATGATGTTAATTTAAAAACCCTTTTAGGCATCCTCAAAATGTTTGCCGTTGAAATAGCCGGTGCTACTGAGGTTAAATATGTCGGCGGTTATTTCCCCTTTACCGAACCTTCGATTGAAGTGCATATAAAACACCCCGTTTTAGGCTGGTTCGAGCTTGGCGGCTCAGGCATCCTTCGCCCCGAAGTATCGAGAACAATGGGAGTTGATGTTCCCGTATTGGCTTGGGGAATAGGCATTGACCGAATGGCCCTTATGGCTCTTGGCTTAAACGATTTGCGAGAGCTGTTCAGCTCGGACATTGAGGGAGTCAGGCTCAGGAAGTAA
- a CDS encoding HMG-CoA synthase produces MQKTYSPIDVNTLPYFVNMKALRNYAKEKGVPISSLTDSEKKQFTKINLASSKVSNS; encoded by the coding sequence ATGCAGAAAACTTATTCTCCGATAGATGTTAATACGCTTCCCTATTTTGTCAATATGAAAGCGTTGCGTAACTATGCAAAAGAGAAAGGAGTTCCTATTTCTTCTTTAACAGATTCTGAAAAAAAGCAATTTACAAAAATAAATCTTGCAAGTAGTAAGGTTTCAAATTCGTAG
- a CDS encoding M23 family metallopeptidase produces the protein MSRTRTYKRAENNLVRYFNELFKAFCTSVSKGVMKFINGGRKKLTVMVVPHSQKRIVNFQASIFSLVFVSILLVGVLASFFWFAAESVASARKLANLKEETRKTQASLNVLKNETNDLLKNAKNFQSTLSSTLTSLGLQSIMETGTENDDSSDLSLLFNVQEQAQGTAREVSELKKLSAYLQDTIQPVQEMAKLMDTQTALFSDIPSLWPIKGGIGHITMAFGQNRHPFTGQWYIHTGIDLATGRSGDPIMATADGQVITVETDPGWGNYIIIKHKHGFFTRYAHLSSFRVTRGQHVQKGQVIGYIGNTGISTGPHLHYEVHIGSDVVDPMKYLNIKNTGRKK, from the coding sequence GTGTCAAGAACACGAACATATAAACGCGCAGAAAATAACTTAGTACGCTATTTTAATGAGCTTTTTAAGGCTTTTTGCACGAGCGTGTCTAAGGGTGTAATGAAATTCATCAACGGCGGACGTAAAAAACTTACAGTAATGGTTGTTCCGCATTCTCAAAAGAGAATTGTAAATTTTCAGGCAAGTATTTTTTCACTTGTTTTTGTATCAATTCTTCTTGTAGGTGTTTTAGCTTCATTTTTTTGGTTTGCAGCCGAATCTGTAGCTTCTGCCAGAAAACTGGCCAACCTAAAGGAAGAAACACGTAAAACTCAAGCCAGCCTTAACGTTTTAAAGAATGAAACCAATGACCTTTTAAAAAATGCAAAGAATTTTCAATCCACTCTTTCTTCTACATTAACATCACTGGGTTTACAGTCCATTATGGAAACAGGTACTGAAAACGATGATTCAAGCGACCTTTCACTCCTGTTTAACGTGCAAGAACAAGCCCAAGGAACGGCAAGAGAAGTAAGCGAGCTTAAAAAACTTTCAGCCTATTTACAGGACACCATCCAACCCGTACAGGAAATGGCAAAACTGATGGACACTCAAACAGCCCTCTTTTCGGATATTCCGAGTCTTTGGCCCATTAAGGGCGGCATCGGGCATATCACGATGGCCTTCGGTCAAAACCGCCATCCTTTTACCGGACAATGGTATATTCATACCGGTATAGACCTTGCGACAGGCCGCTCCGGCGACCCGATTATGGCTACGGCTGACGGACAGGTTATTACGGTAGAAACGGATCCGGGCTGGGGTAACTATATTATTATAAAACATAAACATGGTTTCTTTACAAGATACGCTCACCTAAGCTCATTTAGGGTTACACGAGGACAGCATGTACAAAAGGGACAGGTAATAGGCTATATAGGCAATACAGGTATATCTACCGGCCCCCACTTACACTATGAGGTTCACATAGGTTCCGACGTCGTAGATCCTATGAAATATCTTAACATAAAAAATACCGGAAGAAAAAAATAG
- a CDS encoding alpha-glucosidase, whose product MEWWNKRVFYQIYPRSFCDVNNDGMGDIQGIISKLPYLKELGIGAIWLSPVTASSDYDNGYDVSDYCDINPKFGTMDDFKALLKEADKLDIKIVMDLVINHTSDQHRWFIESKNPESPYHNYYVWKEPRLVKGKKLPPNNWDSLFLGSAWKYCEENGLYYLHLFTENQPDLNYNNPAVIEEVKKILKFWLDMGVAGFRCDVINCIYKTSYEDAKKRRIKTGKEFYLSQKGCHDILKELNRDVLKPYNAFTVGETMDVSLEEAKDFIQDELTLVFPFEHHTGVDCWFQIPVLKRKYKPFRMIKILKKWQTKMPWTPLFFENHDQVRSVSRFGDEGKYYKESVKMLATVLLTQKGTPFIYQGEEIGLTNTDFKSMDEIDDIATKNIYDTLRRLKFGKKRAFKMTMNYARDHARTPIPWDDSENGGFCTVKPWLRLNEKYKEINVKKNLSEPDSCFNYYKKLIALRNEEETLQFGDIEFADLGKDIFAYYRKKDDKTFFIVSNMSGKAQKIREEVRGLPILFNYRNFNPQQKILRPFESVITRI is encoded by the coding sequence ATGGAATGGTGGAATAAAAGGGTTTTTTATCAGATATATCCTAGAAGTTTTTGTGATGTAAACAATGACGGGATGGGAGATATTCAGGGTATTATTTCAAAATTGCCTTATTTAAAGGAACTGGGTATAGGGGCAATTTGGCTTTCTCCCGTAACCGCATCCTCCGATTATGATAACGGCTATGATGTTTCCGATTATTGCGATATAAACCCCAAATTCGGCACCATGGATGACTTTAAGGCTCTATTAAAAGAAGCGGATAAACTCGATATAAAGATTGTGATGGACTTGGTTATAAACCATACAAGCGATCAGCATAGATGGTTTATAGAATCTAAAAATCCCGAATCGCCCTACCATAATTATTATGTGTGGAAAGAACCTAGGCTTGTAAAGGGTAAAAAGCTGCCTCCCAATAACTGGGACAGCCTTTTTTTAGGTTCTGCATGGAAGTATTGCGAAGAAAACGGACTCTATTATCTTCATCTTTTTACCGAAAATCAGCCCGATCTAAACTATAACAATCCCGCGGTGATTGAAGAAGTAAAAAAGATATTGAAGTTTTGGCTGGATATGGGTGTTGCCGGCTTCCGTTGCGATGTTATAAACTGCATTTATAAAACTTCTTATGAAGATGCAAAAAAAAGAAGGATTAAAACAGGTAAAGAGTTTTATCTTTCTCAAAAGGGCTGCCATGATATTCTAAAAGAATTAAATAGAGATGTCCTAAAACCCTACAATGCCTTTACAGTAGGCGAAACTATGGACGTTTCTTTAGAAGAAGCTAAAGATTTTATTCAAGATGAATTGACTCTTGTTTTTCCTTTTGAACATCACACCGGGGTAGACTGCTGGTTTCAAATTCCGGTTTTAAAACGGAAATATAAGCCTTTCCGAATGATTAAAATCCTAAAAAAATGGCAGACTAAAATGCCGTGGACTCCTCTTTTCTTTGAAAATCACGATCAGGTGCGTTCCGTTTCGCGGTTTGGGGATGAGGGAAAATACTACAAAGAAAGCGTCAAAATGCTTGCAACGGTTCTTTTAACCCAAAAAGGAACCCCCTTTATTTATCAAGGAGAGGAAATCGGGCTTACCAATACCGATTTTAAGAGCATGGATGAAATTGACGATATAGCCACAAAGAATATTTATGACACCCTCCGCCGTCTTAAATTCGGTAAAAAACGGGCATTTAAAATGACCATGAACTATGCCCGGGACCATGCAAGAACTCCCATACCTTGGGATGATTCCGAAAACGGTGGCTTTTGTACCGTAAAGCCTTGGCTCCGGCTTAACGAAAAATATAAAGAAATAAATGTAAAAAAGAATCTTTCCGAGCCTGATTCCTGCTTTAATTATTATAAGAAACTGATAGCCTTAAGAAATGAGGAAGAAACCTTACAGTTCGGAGATATAGAATTTGCGGATTTGGGAAAGGATATTTTTGCATATTATCGCAAAAAAGACGATAAAACTTTTTTTATTGTTTCCAATATGTCAGGCAAGGCTCAGAAGATAAGGGAAGAGGTCAGAGGTCTTCCGATTCTATTTAATTATAGAAACTTTAACCCTCAACAGAAGATTTTACGTCCCTTTGAGTCTGTAATTACAAGAATTTAG
- a CDS encoding DUF1007 family protein — translation MLKSKKNILLFIFLIFINFQSFSHPHMWFTSSLEVVFAGKTLKGAYVTWTFDRFFSADIISGYDLNGDGVFSAAETADVYENAFSYTENYYYFTFIRQGEKRTSPDHIEKTSFSVWQNKGIVSYRFFIDLSGFKGQEIFLACYDYTFFCDISYPENKAVKFIYDKSLIIPSYSIIENKNYPVYYDPLGAMDDNRIYYKWAPGLNTYYPKEVRIRF, via the coding sequence ATGTTAAAATCAAAAAAAAATATACTGTTATTTATCTTTTTAATTTTTATAAATTTTCAATCCTTTTCTCACCCGCATATGTGGTTTACCAGCTCTCTTGAGGTCGTTTTTGCAGGAAAAACATTAAAAGGAGCCTATGTTACATGGACCTTTGATAGATTTTTTAGTGCGGATATTATAAGCGGTTATGACTTAAACGGAGACGGCGTATTTAGTGCAGCGGAAACGGCTGATGTATATGAAAATGCTTTTAGTTATACTGAAAATTACTACTATTTTACATTTATAAGGCAGGGAGAAAAGCGTACAAGTCCCGACCATATTGAAAAGACTTCCTTTTCCGTTTGGCAAAATAAGGGGATTGTAAGTTACCGCTTTTTTATAGACTTAAGCGGGTTTAAGGGGCAGGAAATATTTTTAGCCTGTTACGATTATACTTTCTTTTGTGACATAAGTTATCCTGAAAACAAAGCTGTTAAATTCATATATGACAAGAGTTTAATAATCCCTTCATACTCTATTATTGAAAATAAAAACTATCCTGTTTACTATGACCCTCTGGGAGCGATGGATGATAATAGAATATATTATAAGTGGGCACCCGGCCTTAATACCTATTATCCAAAAGAGGTAAGAATCAGGTTTTAA
- a CDS encoding metal-dependent transcriptional regulator, whose translation MNKRIHVTGTITSSKEDYLERIYDLSLIDEQVRSIDVARALNVSRASVNKSLGGLKEDGYIEQEPYGTITLTKKGRAIAKDVRTRHNALRTFLTQVLNVDYEIADKDACEMEHAISKHTADKLYAYLKKLGITEEGSGK comes from the coding sequence ATGAATAAAAGAATACATGTAACAGGAACCATTACTTCTTCAAAAGAAGATTATCTCGAGCGGATTTACGACTTATCTTTGATTGATGAGCAGGTAAGATCAATTGATGTTGCAAGGGCATTGAATGTTTCTCGGGCAAGTGTTAATAAATCGCTTGGAGGACTAAAAGAGGATGGATATATAGAGCAAGAACCTTACGGAACAATCACTTTAACAAAAAAAGGCAGAGCGATTGCAAAAGATGTCCGCACCAGGCACAATGCACTTAGAACTTTTTTAACTCAAGTTCTTAATGTAGATTATGAAATTGCAGATAAGGACGCTTGCGAAATGGAACATGCAATCAGCAAGCATACAGCAGATAAGCTTTATGCCTATTTAAAAAAACTTGGTATAACGGAAGAAGGCTCCGGCAAATAG